A stretch of Telopea speciosissima isolate NSW1024214 ecotype Mountain lineage chromosome 11, Tspe_v1, whole genome shotgun sequence DNA encodes these proteins:
- the LOC122645221 gene encoding uncharacterized protein LOC122645221: MSLVSVPAATAPPEALLCVPGKSLGLIDKATDDETLQPDLLDQLLSLSHQLRSEDLPGLGISIEALPLPELGFCRTGSVPSSNLERGLCLSRETPSGPAHRLSSCRSDLSLIQFKLQSDPLNPAFAADEKRLSKELSSLSLLEESFLRQKSRSKWLELKDSNSAYFHRTLKARQNSNSNTLLVFPDGTSLTSPTDIKEAASSSFSTLFNPSLPSPSPIPPELIDKFILPTLFNSLIAIPSDDDISQVILSHKPNKAPGPDGFSMGFFLSNWDSFKGEVFKAIRSFFFKPGQLAQINQTSISLCNLIHKFIAKILANRIKAVIPSLVSPNQSAIISGRSITDNIILYSEIVRGFDRKSHSPTALLKIDLHKAFDSIRWDFICDVLSLMGFPPVFIHWIHAYISSPSFSVLVNGSPDGLFRSKVGIRQPWKSFPGASKPKLISTSFLLFQNASISTSPIWSLSMT; the protein is encoded by the exons ATGTCCTTGGTATCTGTTCCTGCTGCCACTGCACCTCCTGAAGCCCTACTCTGTGTGCCCGGCAAAAGTCTTGGTTTGATCGATAAAGCTACCGACGACGAAACTCTTCAACCTGATCTCCTTGACCAGTTGTTGTCGTTATCTCATCAATTGCGCTCTGAAGATCTGCCTGGGCTTGGGATCTCCATCGAAGCTCTACCCTTGCCGGAATTGGGTTTTTGCAGGACTGGTTCTGTCCCCTCGAGTAACCTGGAACGAGGCCTTTGCCTTTCACGTGAAACTCCTTCGGGTCCAGCGCATAG GCTCTCTTCCTGTCGGTCCGATCTTTCTCTAATCCAATTTAAGCTCCAGTCCGACCCCCTCAACCCAGCTTTCGCCGCCGATGAGAAGAGACTCTCTAAAGAGTtatcctccctctccctcctcgaGGAAAGCTTCCTACGCCAGAAATCTCGCTCCAAGTGGTTAGAGCTTAAGGACTCGAACTCTGCCTACTTCCACCGTACCCTAAAAGCTAGGCAGAACTCGAACTCCAACACCCTTCTTGTCTTTCCTGATGGAACCTCCCTCACTTCCCCCACCGATATCAAAGAGGctgcctcctcctccttctccacTCTCTTCAacccctctctcccctccccctctcctatCCCCCCAGAGCTCATCGATAAGTTCATTCTCCCCACCCTCTTCAATTCCCTTATAGCCATCCCCTCTGATGATGATATCTCCCAGGTTATCCTTTCCCATAAGCCCAACAAGGCTCCCGGTCCTGATGGCTTCAGCATGGGTTTCTTCCTCAGCAACTGGGACTCTTTTAAAGGAGAGGTTTTCAAAGCCATCCGCAGTTTCTTTTTCAAGCCTGGTCAGCTAGCTCAGATCAATCAAACTTCCATCTCCCTCTGCAATCTCATCCataagttcattgccaagattCTTGCCAATCGGATTAAGGCAGTCATTCCTTCCCTCGTCAGCCCCAACCAATCGGCCATCATTTCTGGCCGGAGCATTACGGACAACATCATTCTCTATTCTGAGATCGTCAGAGGCTTCGACCGCAAATCGCACTCCCCGACGGCTCTCCTTAAAATTGATctccacaaagcctttgactccATCCGTTGGGATTTCATCTGTGATGTGCTCTCCCTCATGGGCTTCCCCCCTGTTTTCATTCATTGGATTCATGCCTatatctcctccccctccttctctgtcCTGGTCAACGGCTCCCCCGACGGCTTATTCCGCTCTAAAGTTGGAATCCGCCAGCCCTGGAAATCCTTTCCAGGAGcctccaaaccaaaactgatcTCCACCTCATTTCTGCTCTTCCAAAATGCAAGCATATCAACCTCTCCCATCTGGTCTTTGTcgatgacctaa